A region of Acidimicrobiales bacterium DNA encodes the following proteins:
- a CDS encoding helix-turn-helix transcriptional regulator — MPKQLPDRWRDLGSFIREQRSTARLSLRRLSELAGISNPYLSQIERGLRRPSAEILQQIAKALRISAETLYVQAGILEPGNGETDLGREILADPHLTEEQKQALIRIYLSFRHENDVQPEPVADDEAAGTAGAAGAAGTAGAAGTAGAVARAHPAGNGSGGARGKTAEV, encoded by the coding sequence GTGCCCAAGCAGCTCCCGGACCGCTGGCGGGACCTGGGGTCGTTCATCCGGGAGCAGCGCTCGACGGCGCGGCTGTCGCTGCGGCGCCTGTCGGAGCTGGCGGGCATCTCCAACCCCTACCTCAGCCAGATCGAGCGCGGGTTGCGCCGACCCTCGGCGGAGATCCTCCAACAGATCGCCAAGGCCCTGCGCATCTCGGCTGAGACCCTCTACGTCCAGGCCGGGATCCTCGAGCCCGGCAACGGTGAGACGGACCTGGGGCGCGAGATCCTCGCCGACCCCCACCTCACCGAGGAGCAGAAGCAGGCGCTGATCCGCATCTACCTGTCGTTCCGCCACGAGAACGACGTCCAGCCCGAGCCCGTCGCCGACGACGAGGCGGCCGGGACGGCGGGGGCGGCGGGGGCGGCCGGGACGGCCGGGGCGGCCGGGACGGCCGGGGCGGTCGCCCGAGCCCACCCCGCCGGGAACGGCTCGGGGGGCGCCCGGGGCAAGACGGCGGAGGTGTAG
- a CDS encoding AMP-binding protein — MNLASLVDEHPAAARALWEDGHWHSWGDVRRRAGAVAAGLVELGVGPGDRVAIAWPTSVDFVVAYLGVLAAGAVAVPLNPNSPANEVRRELEVVEPAVLLAAAAVTAPAGDGDGGDVARSVVLPAAACDAAVSAVAPVTWEELSAATGTGESRPLAPVARQDADIAVLLFTSGTAGDPKAAMLTHGNLLANLRQMLGIPEILRADDVGLVALPLFHVFGLNVALGLGLATGAALVLETRFDTQASLQLVHDLGVTTLLGVPTMFSAWADAPGEESDGASPLAGVRRAISGAAALDADVAVRFERRYGIALWQGYGLTEASPAVSTSLGTGRNRPGSVGRPLPGVEVMLVDEAGEPALAGDPGEIRVRGANVFAGYWRDPVATAEVLTGDGWLCTGDIGVIGEEGDLFVVDRSKDLVIVSGFNVFPAEVERVLQAVPGVAEAVVIGRPDPTTGEAVEAVVVAAPGATVTEELVRAHCAAHLARYKCPTSVRFVPELPRGLAGKALRRAVRDRPA, encoded by the coding sequence GTGAACCTCGCCTCGCTCGTCGACGAGCACCCCGCCGCCGCCCGCGCCCTGTGGGAGGACGGGCACTGGCACAGCTGGGGCGACGTGCGCCGGCGCGCCGGCGCGGTGGCGGCCGGGCTCGTCGAGCTCGGAGTCGGGCCCGGGGACCGCGTGGCCATCGCCTGGCCGACGTCGGTCGACTTCGTGGTCGCCTATCTCGGTGTGCTCGCCGCCGGCGCCGTGGCCGTGCCCCTCAACCCCAACAGCCCGGCCAACGAGGTGCGGCGCGAGCTCGAGGTGGTGGAGCCGGCTGTCCTGCTGGCCGCCGCCGCCGTGACGGCGCCGGCCGGCGACGGTGACGGCGGCGACGTCGCCCGGTCCGTGGTGCTGCCGGCGGCGGCGTGCGACGCCGCAGTGTCGGCGGTGGCGCCGGTCACCTGGGAGGAGCTGTCGGCGGCGACCGGGACCGGCGAGTCGCGGCCCCTCGCCCCCGTGGCGCGCCAGGACGCCGACATCGCCGTGCTGCTCTTCACCTCGGGCACCGCCGGTGACCCCAAGGCGGCCATGCTCACTCACGGCAACCTGCTCGCCAACCTCCGCCAGATGCTCGGCATCCCCGAGATCCTGCGCGCCGACGACGTCGGGCTCGTGGCCCTCCCGCTGTTCCACGTCTTCGGCCTGAACGTGGCGCTCGGCCTGGGCCTGGCGACCGGCGCGGCGCTGGTCCTCGAGACACGCTTCGACACGCAGGCCTCGCTCCAGCTCGTGCACGACCTGGGCGTGACCACGCTCCTCGGGGTGCCGACCATGTTCTCGGCGTGGGCCGACGCTCCCGGCGAGGAGTCCGACGGCGCGTCGCCGCTCGCCGGCGTGCGCCGGGCCATCTCGGGGGCGGCCGCCCTCGACGCCGACGTCGCCGTGCGGTTCGAGCGCCGCTACGGCATCGCACTGTGGCAGGGCTACGGGCTCACCGAGGCCTCCCCGGCGGTGTCGACGTCCCTCGGCACGGGGCGCAACCGGCCCGGCTCGGTCGGTCGCCCGCTGCCGGGGGTGGAGGTCATGCTGGTGGACGAGGCGGGCGAGCCCGCCCTGGCGGGCGACCCGGGGGAGATCCGGGTCCGCGGGGCCAACGTGTTCGCGGGCTACTGGCGCGACCCCGTGGCCACGGCCGAGGTCCTGACCGGCGACGGCTGGTTGTGCACCGGTGACATCGGGGTCATCGGCGAGGAGGGCGACCTGTTCGTGGTCGACCGCTCCAAGGACCTCGTGATCGTCTCGGGGTTCAACGTGTTCCCGGCCGAGGTCGAGCGGGTGCTGCAGGCGGTGCCGGGCGTGGCCGAGGCGGTGGTGATCGGCCGACCCGACCCCACCACGGGGGAGGCCGTCGAGGCCGTGGTGGTGGCGGCCCCGGGGGCGACGGTGACCGAGGAGCTGGTGCGCGCCCACTGTGCCGCCCACCTGGCGCGCTACAAGTGCCCGACGTCGGTGCGGTTCGTCCCCGAGCTCCCCCGGGGCCTGGCGGGCAAGGCGTTGCGGCGGGCGGTGCGGGACCGACCCGCCTGA
- a CDS encoding YbjN domain-containing protein, with the protein MPADIASPEEHAACDAAIERWAAARLAEDGAVVAVDHQPELGRWYLRLQGDEKDFVTVWLTVRQRTLHHEAQVMPAPEVNVEQTFEYLLRRNADLHQMRFALGAEDAVYLVGEVPVSAVSEEELDRIVGSSLAYVDAYFPTAMSIGFAGRYRRRRPA; encoded by the coding sequence ATGCCTGCTGACATCGCGTCACCGGAGGAGCACGCCGCGTGTGACGCGGCCATCGAGCGGTGGGCGGCGGCGCGCCTCGCCGAGGACGGCGCCGTGGTCGCCGTCGACCACCAGCCCGAGCTGGGTCGGTGGTACCTACGCCTGCAGGGCGACGAAAAGGACTTCGTCACGGTGTGGCTCACCGTGCGCCAACGCACGCTCCACCACGAGGCCCAGGTGATGCCGGCGCCCGAGGTGAACGTCGAGCAGACGTTCGAATACCTGTTGCGCCGAAACGCCGACCTGCACCAGATGCGTTTCGCGCTCGGCGCCGAGGACGCCGTGTACCTCGTGGGCGAAGTCCCCGTGAGCGCCGTCTCCGAGGAGGAGCTCGACCGGATCGTCGGGTCGAGCCTCGCCTACGTGGACGCGTACTTCCCGACGGCGATGAGCATCGGGTTCGCCGGCCGCTACCGCCGCCGCCGCCCGGCCTGA
- a CDS encoding SAM-dependent chlorinase/fluorinase has protein sequence MTRRAVGAVFLLTDYGTADEFAGVVRAVVQRDAPGAPVIDLTHEVAPFDVRAGALALSRAAPHLGAGVVVAVVDPGVGTPRRAVAVLAGSLRFVGPDNGLLPWALDAVGGPRQAVALPGPPAGQAASTFDGRDVFAPAAARLWRGAPLAELGDDIDPAGLERLAPPRLAVSPGMLEAEVQWVDRFGNVQLAARPGDAARAGLGAEVGVTAGGSAHRARAATTFALLPDGGLGLVVDANGHLALVCDRRSAATVLAVRPGDIVTVQAAGDSGSAAGDSGSAGGTAVRADEDAAP, from the coding sequence GTGACCCGCCGCGCCGTCGGTGCGGTCTTCTTGTTGACCGATTACGGGACCGCGGACGAGTTCGCCGGTGTGGTGCGGGCCGTCGTCCAACGCGACGCGCCCGGGGCCCCGGTCATCGACCTCACCCACGAGGTCGCGCCGTTCGACGTCAGGGCGGGGGCGCTGGCCCTGAGCCGGGCCGCCCCGCATCTCGGCGCCGGGGTCGTGGTGGCGGTGGTCGATCCCGGGGTGGGCACGCCCCGGCGCGCCGTGGCCGTGCTGGCCGGCAGCCTCCGGTTCGTCGGCCCCGACAACGGGCTGCTCCCCTGGGCGCTCGACGCCGTCGGCGGTCCCCGGCAGGCCGTCGCCCTGCCGGGCCCACCCGCCGGCCAGGCGGCCTCCACCTTCGACGGGCGCGACGTCTTCGCCCCCGCCGCGGCGCGCCTGTGGCGGGGAGCCCCGCTGGCCGAGCTCGGCGACGACATCGACCCGGCGGGCCTGGAACGCCTGGCGCCCCCGCGGCTGGCGGTGTCGCCCGGCATGCTCGAGGCCGAGGTGCAGTGGGTGGACCGCTTCGGCAACGTCCAGCTGGCGGCCCGCCCCGGCGACGCGGCGCGCGCCGGCCTGGGCGCCGAGGTCGGCGTGACGGCGGGGGGCTCGGCCCACCGGGCGCGCGCCGCCACCACGTTCGCCTTGCTCCCCGACGGCGGCCTCGGCCTCGTGGTCGACGCCAACGGTCACCTGGCCCTGGTGTGCGACCGGCGGTCCGCCGCTACCGTGCTGGCGGTGCGGCCGGGCGACATCGTCACAGTGCAGGCGGCCGGGGACAGCGGGTCGGCGGCCGGGGACAGCGGGTCAGCGGGCGGCACAGCGGTGAGGGCGGACGAGGACGCCGCGCCGTGA
- the cobA gene encoding uroporphyrinogen-III C-methyltransferase yields MTVYLVGAGPGDPGLLTRRGAEVLALADVVLFDRLVAPALLDLAPAAARRVDVGKRPGEQGHQDDVTALVLEHARRGRTVVRLKGGDPFVFGRGGEEAEALLAEGIAFEVVPGVTSAFAAPAAAGTPVTHRGLSSSVTVVTGHVGPPDAPGAVDWESLARVGGTIVVLMGMAARGEIARRLVAGGRSGDTPVLVVHGGTTPAQSSVRTTLAGLADVALGPPCAIVIGPVAALDLRPPRAGPGGGPLAGMRVVVTRAPAQAAVLEAALAGAGATVVALPVVAIVDPPDGGEALRAAAARVASFDWVVFTSANAVERFVPLLRDGRSLGQARLAVVGAVTARALAARHLVADLVPEVETAEGLVAAMPAAAPPGAGTASGPASGTVLFPRAVEARPVVAAGLREKGWDVIEVEAYRTVPATAADGATDDALDAASAAHAITFTSPSTVTAYAALAAGRPRPAVVACIGPVTAEAARGEGFTVDVVAADHSAAGLVAALSAHVGGGGAPRGVDTPPST; encoded by the coding sequence GTGACCGTCTACCTGGTGGGGGCCGGGCCCGGCGACCCGGGGTTGTTGACCCGCCGGGGCGCCGAGGTGCTGGCGCTCGCCGACGTGGTCCTCTTCGACCGGCTCGTCGCCCCGGCCCTGCTCGACCTGGCGCCCGCGGCCGCACGGCGCGTCGACGTCGGCAAGCGTCCCGGTGAGCAGGGCCACCAGGACGACGTGACCGCCCTCGTCCTGGAGCATGCCCGCCGGGGCAGGACCGTCGTCCGCCTGAAGGGCGGGGACCCCTTCGTCTTCGGGCGCGGCGGGGAGGAAGCCGAAGCGCTGCTGGCCGAGGGCATCGCGTTCGAGGTCGTGCCCGGCGTCACCTCCGCCTTCGCCGCGCCGGCGGCGGCGGGCACACCGGTGACGCACCGGGGACTGTCGTCGTCGGTCACGGTGGTCACCGGGCACGTCGGCCCGCCCGACGCCCCCGGGGCGGTGGACTGGGAGTCGCTCGCCCGTGTGGGCGGCACGATCGTGGTCCTGATGGGCATGGCGGCCCGCGGCGAGATCGCCCGGCGCCTCGTCGCCGGCGGGCGCAGCGGCGACACCCCCGTGCTCGTGGTGCACGGCGGCACCACCCCGGCACAGTCCAGCGTGCGCACGACCCTGGCGGGCCTCGCCGACGTGGCGCTCGGGCCGCCGTGCGCGATCGTCATCGGGCCCGTTGCCGCCCTCGACCTCCGCCCGCCCCGTGCCGGCCCCGGCGGTGGCCCCCTGGCGGGGATGCGCGTGGTCGTGACCCGGGCCCCGGCCCAGGCGGCGGTGCTCGAGGCCGCCCTGGCGGGCGCCGGGGCCACGGTGGTGGCGCTCCCGGTGGTCGCCATCGTCGACCCCCCCGACGGCGGCGAGGCGTTGCGCGCCGCCGCGGCCCGCGTCGCGTCGTTCGACTGGGTCGTGTTCACGTCGGCCAACGCTGTCGAGCGGTTCGTGCCGCTGCTGCGTGACGGGCGGTCGCTCGGGCAGGCCCGGCTGGCCGTCGTGGGGGCCGTGACGGCGCGGGCGCTGGCCGCCCGCCACCTGGTCGCGGACCTCGTGCCCGAGGTCGAGACGGCCGAAGGGCTCGTGGCCGCCATGCCCGCAGCCGCGCCCCCGGGCGCGGGCACGGCCTCGGGCCCGGCCTCGGGCACGGTCCTCTTCCCTCGGGCGGTGGAGGCCCGCCCGGTGGTGGCGGCCGGGCTCCGGGAGAAGGGGTGGGACGTCATCGAGGTCGAGGCGTACCGCACCGTCCCCGCCACCGCCGCCGACGGCGCCACCGACGATGCCCTCGACGCCGCCTCGGCGGCGCACGCCATCACGTTCACCTCCCCGTCCACGGTGACGGCGTACGCCGCGCTGGCCGCCGGCCGGCCCCGGCCGGCGGTGGTGGCCTGCATCGGGCCCGTGACGGCCGAGGCGGCCCGGGGGGAGGGGTTCACCGTCGACGTGGTGGCCGCCGACCACAGTGCCGCCGGACTGGTCGCCGCGTTGTCGGCGCACGTCGGCGGGGGCGGGGCGCCGCGGGGGGTCGACACGCCGCCGTCCACGTAG
- the hemA gene encoding glutamyl-tRNA reductase: MSVIVVGLEQHQVPLDVLERVTIPEEDLGKTVASLRDRANLAEVVVLSTCMRTELYAVVERFHEGVTDLQEYLAGVAGAPLGALQDHWTVLFDDAVTTHLFEVAAGLRSSVLGETEVLGQVRRALERADAERASGPVLSGLFRHAVQAGRHVRTTTAIAQGATSLSHVAVELAASRLGGSLAGRHVLVVGAGEMGEGMVDALGGHGDLAQVVVANRTARRASILAARVGGTGVGLAGLPEALAATDVVLVSTGAALPVLGPDVLAPACEARAATPGRSPLVVVDLSVPRNVDPAVREVPGVELLDMDDLTEHAERALAGRRAELSGAREIVRQEVERYRAEERARGAAPVVSALRGRMEELRLAELERHRGRLADLDDRQWQEVGAVVRDVLAKLLHNPTVAVKDAAGTPRGERLVEALRTLFDL, encoded by the coding sequence TTGTCCGTCATCGTCGTTGGACTCGAGCAGCACCAGGTCCCGCTCGACGTGCTCGAGCGTGTGACCATCCCCGAGGAGGATCTCGGCAAGACCGTCGCGAGCCTGCGGGACCGGGCCAACCTGGCCGAGGTGGTGGTCCTGTCCACGTGCATGCGCACGGAGCTGTACGCCGTGGTGGAGCGCTTCCACGAGGGGGTCACCGACCTCCAGGAGTACCTCGCCGGGGTGGCGGGCGCACCCCTCGGCGCGCTGCAGGACCACTGGACGGTGCTCTTCGACGACGCCGTGACGACGCATCTCTTCGAGGTGGCGGCCGGGCTGCGCTCCAGCGTGCTCGGTGAGACCGAGGTCCTCGGTCAGGTGCGCCGGGCGCTCGAGCGCGCCGACGCCGAGCGCGCCAGCGGGCCGGTGCTGTCGGGGCTCTTCCGCCACGCCGTGCAGGCCGGGCGCCATGTGCGCACGACCACCGCCATCGCCCAGGGCGCGACATCGCTCTCCCATGTGGCGGTGGAGCTCGCCGCCTCGCGCCTCGGGGGCTCGCTGGCCGGGCGGCACGTGCTCGTCGTGGGGGCCGGGGAGATGGGCGAGGGCATGGTCGACGCGCTCGGGGGCCACGGGGACCTCGCCCAGGTGGTGGTGGCGAATCGCACGGCGCGTCGCGCCTCGATCCTGGCCGCGCGCGTCGGGGGCACCGGGGTCGGCCTCGCCGGGCTGCCCGAGGCGTTGGCCGCCACCGACGTGGTCCTCGTGTCGACCGGCGCCGCGCTGCCCGTCCTCGGGCCCGACGTGCTGGCCCCGGCGTGCGAGGCGCGCGCCGCCACACCGGGGCGCTCGCCGCTCGTGGTCGTCGACCTGAGTGTGCCGCGCAACGTCGACCCCGCGGTGCGCGAGGTGCCCGGTGTCGAGCTGCTGGACATGGACGACCTCACCGAGCACGCCGAGCGCGCCCTGGCCGGACGACGGGCGGAGCTGTCGGGTGCCCGCGAGATCGTGCGACAGGAGGTGGAGCGCTACCGCGCCGAGGAGCGGGCGCGGGGCGCGGCCCCGGTGGTGTCGGCGCTACGGGGCCGCATGGAGGAGCTGCGCCTCGCCGAGCTCGAGCGCCATCGCGGCCGGTTGGCCGACCTCGACGACCGGCAGTGGCAGGAGGTGGGCGCCGTCGTGCGCGACGTGCTCGCCAAGCTGCTGCACAACCCGACCGTGGCCGTGAAGGACGCCGCGGGCACCCCACGCGGCGAGCGGCTGGTCGAGGCGCTGCGCACGCTGTTCGACCTCTGA
- the proC gene encoding pyrroline-5-carboxylate reductase produces the protein MQPKVLVVGGGSMGGALARGLLAAHWRPADIVIVEPSPDRRTALAALFPGVVVETEPRDADGAVLAVKPVDAEAACRSVAATRCRRVLSIMAGVTVTRLESWLAPSSAVLRAMPNTPATVGAGVSALAAGSTASGPDIAWAEEVLGAVGDVVRVPEESLDAVTGLSGSGPAYVFLVTEALVAAGQSAGLSPEVSRRLAVGTVAGAGRLLAESGEPPERLRAQVTSPGGTTEAGLRVLEERGLREALAAAVVAATERSRELGA, from the coding sequence GTGCAGCCGAAGGTGCTCGTCGTCGGTGGGGGCAGCATGGGGGGCGCGCTGGCGCGCGGGCTGCTGGCCGCGCACTGGCGTCCCGCCGACATCGTGATCGTCGAGCCGTCCCCCGACCGTCGGACGGCGTTGGCGGCGCTGTTCCCCGGGGTCGTCGTCGAAACCGAGCCGCGTGACGCCGACGGTGCGGTCCTCGCCGTGAAGCCCGTCGACGCCGAGGCCGCCTGCCGGTCCGTGGCCGCCACGCGGTGTCGCCGCGTCCTGTCGATCATGGCGGGGGTCACCGTCACCCGGCTGGAGTCGTGGCTCGCACCGTCGAGTGCCGTGCTGCGGGCCATGCCGAACACGCCCGCCACGGTGGGGGCCGGCGTGTCGGCGCTGGCGGCCGGCTCGACGGCGTCGGGCCCCGACATCGCCTGGGCCGAAGAGGTACTCGGCGCCGTCGGCGACGTGGTCCGGGTCCCCGAGGAGTCGCTCGACGCCGTCACCGGGCTGTCGGGGTCGGGCCCCGCCTACGTCTTCCTGGTGACCGAGGCGCTGGTGGCCGCGGGCCAGTCCGCCGGCCTGTCCCCGGAGGTGAGCCGGCGCCTCGCCGTGGGCACCGTGGCCGGCGCGGGGCGGCTGCTGGCGGAGTCGGGCGAGCCGCCCGAGCGCCTCCGGGCACAGGTCACCTCTCCGGGGGGTACCACCGAGGCCGGCCTTCGGGTGCTCGAGGAGCGGGGGCTGCGCGAGGCGCTGGCCGCGGCGGTGGTGGCGGCCACCGAGCGCTCCCGTGAGCTCGGGGCCTAG
- the hemC gene encoding hydroxymethylbilane synthase — translation MTPNSRASRRALRVATRGSPLALWQARRVVALVAAVPGAPRCEPLVVRTTGDALADVPVAQLGGQGAFVKEVQAAVLDGRADLAVHSAKDLPSATPLGLVLACVPERADPRDALVGSPLQDLKTGATVATGSVRRRAQLAWLRPDLTFCDLRGNMATRLERARQVDAGVLALAALQRLGLASHVAEVLDPGTLLPQVGQGALAVECREDDHHVLELLRAVDDPALHDDVDAERAFLAAVGGGCTLPLGALAVHSGVGAEMVVEGMLASRGGGVMVRRRLSGQSPQKLGRQLALELLDDCGGSSLEDWSQRTEGGVGAEGR, via the coding sequence GTGACCCCGAACAGTCGAGCGAGCCGGCGCGCCCTGCGCGTGGCCACCCGGGGGTCGCCCCTGGCACTGTGGCAGGCGCGCCGCGTCGTGGCGCTGGTGGCGGCCGTGCCGGGGGCGCCGCGGTGCGAACCGTTGGTGGTGCGGACGACGGGGGACGCGCTGGCCGACGTCCCCGTGGCCCAGCTCGGCGGCCAGGGCGCGTTCGTGAAGGAGGTGCAGGCGGCGGTGCTCGACGGTCGCGCCGACCTGGCGGTGCACTCGGCCAAGGACCTGCCCTCGGCCACGCCGCTCGGGTTGGTCCTGGCGTGCGTGCCGGAGCGGGCCGATCCCCGCGACGCCCTCGTCGGGTCACCGCTCCAGGACCTGAAGACCGGAGCCACCGTGGCCACCGGTTCCGTGCGTCGCCGCGCCCAGCTGGCGTGGCTCCGTCCCGACCTGACCTTCTGCGACCTGCGGGGGAACATGGCCACCCGGCTCGAGCGGGCGCGCCAGGTCGACGCGGGCGTGCTGGCGCTGGCGGCGCTGCAGCGCCTGGGCCTGGCGTCGCACGTCGCCGAGGTGCTCGATCCCGGCACGCTGCTGCCGCAGGTGGGGCAGGGCGCCCTGGCGGTCGAGTGCCGCGAGGACGACCACCACGTGCTGGAGCTCCTGCGCGCCGTGGACGATCCCGCCCTGCACGACGACGTGGACGCCGAGCGGGCCTTCCTGGCCGCCGTGGGCGGCGGGTGCACGCTGCCGCTCGGGGCCCTGGCGGTTCACAGCGGCGTGGGCGCGGAGATGGTCGTCGAGGGCATGCTGGCCAGCCGCGGCGGCGGGGTCATGGTGCGGCGGCGCCTGTCCGGGCAGTCGCCCCAGAAGCTGGGCCGCCAACTGGCGCTCGAGCTGCTCGACGACTGTGGAGGCTCGTCGCTCGAGGACTGGTCGCAGCGCACCGAGGGGGGCGTCGGGGCGGAGGGGCGGTGA
- a CDS encoding glycosyltransferase: MRRLSVLSLHTSPLAQPGTGDGGGMNVYVRQLSSALARAGVECDVYTRAWSEDLPATVTIEPGLRVHHVPAGPLGPVVKEALPAVVDEFADNVLSLMTSGAGVTPALHAETGFDAVHANYWLSGIAGHRIKHELDLPLVSTFHTLARVKAEASPEEVSSDEPHRRAEAEAAVMRCSEVVLASCSVEATQLAQLYDGDPARIRVVPPGVDHAFFGPGHRPQARRALDLPADAPLLLFVGRIQPLKGADVAVRALAALDDHPGARLVIVGGPSGPRGEEHLAALQALVAELGLADRVRFEEPQPHELLSTYYRAADVCVVPSRSESFGLVALEAAACGTPVVAASVGGLTTLVENGHTGYLVEPSTPAAFADAVSGVLSDPLLAERLATKAVLRARRYTWAGAASLLRATYEELAAERLVACR, translated from the coding sequence GTGCGACGACTCTCTGTGCTCTCGCTGCACACGTCACCCCTCGCCCAGCCCGGGACCGGTGACGGTGGGGGGATGAACGTCTATGTGCGCCAGCTGTCCTCGGCCCTGGCGCGGGCGGGCGTGGAGTGCGACGTCTATACGCGGGCCTGGTCGGAGGACCTCCCTGCCACGGTCACCATCGAGCCCGGGCTCCGCGTCCACCACGTGCCGGCGGGCCCCCTCGGCCCGGTGGTGAAGGAAGCGCTCCCGGCGGTCGTGGACGAGTTCGCCGACAACGTGCTGTCCCTGATGACCTCCGGCGCGGGCGTCACCCCCGCCCTGCACGCCGAGACGGGGTTCGACGCCGTCCACGCCAACTACTGGCTGTCGGGCATCGCCGGCCACCGGATCAAGCACGAGCTCGACCTGCCGCTGGTGTCGACCTTCCACACCCTGGCCCGGGTCAAGGCGGAGGCGAGCCCCGAGGAGGTGTCGAGCGACGAGCCCCACCGGCGGGCGGAGGCCGAGGCCGCCGTGATGCGCTGCTCCGAGGTGGTCCTGGCCTCGTGCTCGGTGGAGGCCACCCAGCTGGCCCAGCTCTACGACGGGGACCCCGCCCGTATCCGGGTGGTGCCCCCCGGGGTCGACCACGCCTTCTTCGGGCCCGGTCACCGGCCCCAGGCGCGCCGCGCCCTCGACCTGCCCGCCGACGCGCCGCTCCTGTTGTTCGTCGGGAGGATCCAGCCGCTCAAGGGCGCCGACGTGGCCGTCCGGGCGCTCGCCGCGCTGGACGACCACCCCGGGGCCCGTCTCGTCATCGTCGGCGGGCCCAGCGGGCCGCGGGGCGAAGAGCACCTGGCCGCGCTCCAGGCGCTGGTGGCCGAGCTCGGGCTGGCCGACCGGGTCCGGTTCGAGGAGCCGCAACCGCACGAGCTGCTCTCCACCTATTACCGGGCCGCCGACGTGTGCGTCGTCCCCAGCCGCTCCGAGTCGTTCGGCCTCGTCGCGCTCGAGGCCGCCGCGTGTGGGACGCCGGTGGTGGCGGCGTCCGTGGGCGGGCTCACGACACTGGTGGAGAACGGCCACACCGGCTATCTCGTCGAGCCCTCGACGCCGGCGGCGTTCGCGGACGCGGTCTCCGGGGTGCTCTCCGACCCCTTGCTGGCGGAACGCCTCGCCACCAAGGCCGTGCTCCGCGCCCGCCGCTACACCTGGGCCGGGGCCGCTTCGCTGTTGCGGGCCACGTACGAGGAGCTCGCGGCCGAGCGCCTCGTCGCGTGCCGTTGA
- a CDS encoding redox-sensing transcriptional repressor Rex, with amino-acid sequence MPEPSARRIPEATVARLPVYQRILMELVRAGTTTVSSDQLADMARVNASKVRKDLSFLGSFGTRGSGYEAEFLLAQIDRELGLHGDWPVSIVGLGNLGRALANSQGFSSRGFRVAGLFDVEPSLLGSEISGVTVHHVDDYERVSEADPPAIGVIATPASAAQEVADRMVRAGVGSVLNFAPRVLTVPAEVLLRYVDLSIELQVMSFYLSHRLVPGEGPAWSPLPHAVGLTSAEPG; translated from the coding sequence ATGCCCGAACCGAGCGCGCGTCGCATCCCCGAGGCCACGGTCGCACGCCTGCCCGTGTACCAGCGGATCCTGATGGAGCTGGTGCGGGCCGGGACGACGACGGTGTCCTCCGACCAGCTGGCCGACATGGCGCGGGTCAACGCGTCCAAGGTGCGCAAGGACCTGTCGTTCCTGGGGTCGTTCGGGACGCGGGGCTCGGGCTACGAGGCCGAGTTCCTCCTGGCGCAGATCGACCGGGAGCTGGGCCTGCACGGGGACTGGCCCGTGTCCATCGTCGGGCTCGGCAATCTGGGCCGGGCCCTGGCCAACTCCCAGGGGTTCTCCTCCCGGGGATTTCGCGTGGCGGGCCTGTTCGACGTCGAGCCGTCGCTGCTCGGCAGCGAGATCAGCGGGGTGACGGTCCACCACGTCGACGACTACGAGCGCGTGTCGGAGGCAGACCCGCCCGCCATCGGCGTCATCGCCACCCCGGCCTCGGCCGCCCAGGAGGTCGCCGACCGCATGGTGCGCGCCGGGGTGGGCTCGGTGCTCAACTTCGCCCCGCGCGTCCTCACGGTCCCGGCCGAGGTCCTGCTCCGCTACGTCGACCTGTCGATCGAGCTCCAGGTGATGAGCTTCTACCTGTCGCACCGCCTGGTCCCGGGAGAGGGCCCGGCCTGGTCGCCGCTGCCCCACGCCGTGGGCCTCACCTCGGCCGAGCCCGGTTGA
- a CDS encoding helix-turn-helix domain-containing protein, with protein MAYSRLRRRGVIPLSADDVTSTRFLTVREVASTLRVSNMTVYRLINAGELPAVRVGKSFRLREDDVNRYLADRYTQAG; from the coding sequence GTGGCGTACAGTCGCCTCAGGCGGAGAGGGGTGATTCCACTGAGTGCAGATGACGTCACGAGCACTCGCTTCCTGACAGTACGCGAGGTGGCGAGCACGCTCCGAGTGTCAAATATGACCGTGTACCGACTGATCAACGCAGGCGAGCTGCCTGCGGTTCGAGTCGGCAAGTCGTTCCGCCTCCGCGAGGACGACGTCAACCGCTACCTGGCCGACCGGTACACGCAGGCCGGCTGA
- the sodX gene encoding nickel-type superoxide dismutase maturation protease, which produces MLVAAAAVALTGVAAFAWVRPRRVVVEGGSMEPTLAPGDRLLVTRAARLRVGDVVAVRDPRDRGRVLVKRIAAVLADEVALRGDNPAASTDSRHFGAVPSGAVLGRVVRCYAPPWRAGPVR; this is translated from the coding sequence GTGCTGGTGGCGGCAGCGGCGGTCGCCCTCACCGGCGTCGCCGCGTTCGCATGGGTGCGCCCGCGCCGGGTCGTGGTCGAGGGCGGGAGCATGGAGCCCACGCTGGCGCCGGGCGACCGGCTCCTGGTCACCCGGGCCGCCCGCCTGCGCGTCGGCGACGTCGTGGCGGTGCGTGACCCGCGCGACCGGGGGCGGGTCCTCGTCAAGCGCATCGCCGCCGTGCTCGCCGACGAGGTGGCGCTGCGCGGGGACAACCCCGCTGCGAGCACCGACAGCCGGCATTTCGGGGCGGTGCCGTCGGGTGCCGTCCTGGGGAGGGTGGTCCGCTGCTACGCACCGCCGTGGCGGGCCGGGCCGGTGCGGTGA